AAATCCCGCTATCACCCGTCGTGAGCCGATCTAGCTCGCTGAACATGGCAACTTGGGAAGCCTCGCCACCCAGGACGCAAGTACCAGTCTTGCAAGAGCCGTCCCCGCCGCGCTCGGCATTTGCGGCTGCTTTTGCTGCAGCTTCTTCTACTAGTAGCAATGACACTATGAGGTTGAAAACAACACCACCAATTAACACTAACAACACTGATGTAGATGTCAATGGCGTCGCTGTTGGTGGAGCCGTACCCGAATCGCCGGGACACAAGATGCACTCAGAGACACGAAGGCGCCAATTCGGCTCCGACATGGAAATTCTTATTCGAGCGCTCTGTGCTGAGAAGGGCTGGAATGCTCTTGTCAGTCGGAGGCGCAGAGGATGCCTGGCTTGCGCGATCCGTGAGGCAGGGGCGCTCGGGTGGAAAGTCATCATCAGGGTCGATTAGGAGTAGACCTTGGCGGGCTACAGTTGTTGCATCATCTGCGTTGAGTTTTATTGTTTGAGTCTTTGTGTTTGATTGTCTTTCTATACACTTCTCCCCTTTTCCCAAGCAGCAACGCTGGTAATGAATGATGAAAGCAACTTATgatgtttttttatttgtaaaTACGGCAGGCATACATGTTTAAAGATTGGAGATGTACGACACATGTTTGTAAGCAAAAGCCATACTGTGGTTGGGGCGCTTTTTTGTCGTCCGAGATACCATCTTACTTTCTATCTCAACTCTTGAATATAGCTCTCGCCACTCTAGGCATAAGCGTCAGTGTACCAATTCTGGATTGGTGATGACAGTATTGTAGTTAAACAAGTCAAATAAGTACTTGAGTGATGAAGGTTAACTCTGTCAGTTAGGCCATGAATGAAATATATCCTAGTCTAGCAAAAAAATCGTGGCAACTCGTGGTCACAAACTAATCAATAGGAGTATGACTTTTctccttcttttcttgggTAGTGTCCAGGCCGTAATACTGACGTTACAACTCTGGTACTATAGGCGAGGTTGTGGCAAGTCAGTGCTGTTGTGTTGTAGGGGGCGTTATCCCGACTGACCCGGTGTTCAAGAGTAAAGATAACAAGGGAAGGGTTATTTGGGTCAAATATGAATGCTCCTCGCCAACAGGAAGCCGTCTTCGTTATATTCGGCGAAGAAGTCAGCGAGCCCCCTTTCGCATATGTACATAGTAGATCATAGACGCATATTGCCACTTAACTGAGCTAAATGGCGAGACAGAAagccgcaaaaaaaaaaaaaaaaaaaaaaaaaaaaaaccaaggaaaaaaagaagaagaaaaaacgacGAACGTAAACCGCGACACTATTCATAATCTCTTCACAAATCTGCAAGCTCTCTAGTGCTCCACTCCTTCCATCCAGGCTTCTCGCCTGGAAGGCGCAGAGATTCCCATTCTTCCCTCGTAACGTCCTTCCACTCCTCAACTGGAATCCAGCCAATGTAAGCGCGGTCACCGAAGCCACCGACCCAGTATACCTTGGTCACCACAAGGCGCACCCACTCGGCCTCGTGGATCGGGTTCCCGGGGAGCCAGTACTTGGCGTCCGGGTGGGTATTGACGTAGCATGCCGCCACGCTCAAGTGCTTTGCCGGCTCAATCCTCTCGAGGTAGCCCATGAGCGAGAACCGCGGGAGGTTGGCGGCAGAGTACGGCACGGTGTCGGgacgctcctcctcggcgctGCCGCCAACACCAAAAAAGCTCAAGAGGCTAGACGCCCACGACATTGACTTGATGCGCCGGCTGGGCGGGTAGGGCGGAACCCAGGCCAGAGCCAGGCTGATGTTGCTGCCGTGCGCGACATTGCGGAACGACGTTCCGATCTTGAGGGAAAGTATGGTCGGGTCTCCGCCCTCCTCGCAGTCGGCGACATAATCGTTCATGCCGATCGGGATGCCGGCGACTTCCGGGTGGCTCTGAGACGCGGGGAATACGGTGGAGAAGGTCGCCAGCGGGGTAAGGGCGAGAATGCGCCGCGCCATGGCGGCCGATTCGCGCGACGTCGGGATTCTGGTCGACGAGTCGGAGGCAGGTGGGTTCGAGAAGAGGTATGCGGGAttcggaggcggcggcggtcccCCGGAGCCTGGGGTGGCTGCCGCGTTTGCCGCGGACGACGCGAGGAGGAGCAGGATGCCGGAGAGTTTCATTCTAGCGACAGTCCTCTTGAATTGTCGGAGGAGGTCGAAGTCTGGAGAAAAATGAGAAACAGGAGAGGTCGGAGGAGGTCAAGGGAGAAATGATACTTTGCGGGCGGAGATAGGCTTGGTATTTCAACTCGAGAGGAAGTGTAACTGAGTTCCTTACTACGTAAGTGTGGGAAAAGATCGGAAGGTTTCTGTAGTGGCAATGCCGGGCTGCCAACCGAAGATGGTCTCATGAGGGGAAAGGATCAAGGCATGACCCCTGGGCCGGGTCCGACAAGGGACAAGTGATAAACGATTCAACGGTGGGGCGGCGTCGGAGTTTAGCGCTCTTGGCTGGACTGGCAGTGTGACTTGTTGACTTGGCGGGGAAATAAATGTGCTAGTGAAGATGAAAGGGATAGAGCGCacataaaaataaaacaatacTCAGGCCGAGGCTATCTAAGAAGCCGCACTGCTAGAAAACCCGTTTCCTTTCAATTGAAGCGCTTGGAATTGCATTTGCTATGCATCCTGTCAGTCAACGCACTTCAAATAAAACCCCACAAGTGACAACAGTATGAGATGAGTGGAGCAATCCACAAATGCCAAGACATCTAATCAATCAGATCAGTTGGTGCCTGAGGCGTTCATGAATAAAGTGGTCTGCCCGTCGGTGTGGCTTGCAATCCACTCGTTGCTGAGCCAACGTCCTCGTCCCACCTGCCCAGTCCGATCTACCTTAGATaacctaccttgccttgtGTGGTGGGATGCAAGCCAGCGTGTGGGCGCCCCTCATTTTAACGCCCAAGTTGTTGCTAAGGTACACAGGCGGTCTGTTCGTTCATGTCATCCCGCCCTTGTCCAAACAACCAAGCATTTGTTTTGCTGCCTTATTCCCTGTTTGGGATATCTGAGCATCAATTCATAATCCATAAAATTCTCAATTGATTAAATCAAGCATCATTTGGATGATTCTGCAGATCTGTCCTGCTTGTTGTGTCTGCATTTTAACAATCACAGAAACACCCCACGAAGGCCGATCCTTGGATTTTCCCGACTTGAGTGTTTTCGTCATTTCGCGTTCAGACTTTTTGGTTCGCTGAGCATCTTTCGACGAcagtgccttttttttcaccaaCCGACAGCATATACTATTCAGCACAGTGAAATCTTCGCGTCAGCCTCGCGACCCTTCTCGCCATGGCGAGCTTCATTGGCACCCTCTTCCCCACCGGGAAGCAGGAACGCACTGAGCGCCCGGGAACGCCCAATCGCAACAGCTTCATCAATCCAGCCAGCACTCCCCAAGGAAGTCCCAGCAAAAAAACTGTCCCTCCTGGTGCCAATGAACTACCAAACGCTCTGGAGGGCATGAAGCTCGTCCCACCAGTCCTCGATCCCTCCATCAAGCTCGGTCGGCCACAGAGCGTCGTGACCCCTCTATCACCCGGCCGAAACAATGTGCAAGCCACGGACGAGTCCGTCTTCGTCGACGACAGCGTACTGCACAAATCTACAGCCGCACCGGGAGCGCACATGATGAAGCAGGGCCAAGAGAATACACCTCCACCATTGAGCTCTGCACGAGCTGGCGGCGGCCTCAATATAGCTCATGCTCACACAGACCAGCAGGCCGCTCCTAGCCACAATCATGCTGCAGTATCCCGTCATGAGCACTATCTCAGGGATAGACCGACGACGCCTGCCACGAGACGATTTAACACGAACCGTGGGTTGACGCCGGAGGAGCTGGAGATCTTGAAGAAGCCAAGCATTAAGAGGCTTGTCAATGTCACACAGCTTTGTGAGTGGCCATTATATTTTAAAATTGTGAAAAGTTATGGAATATGCCCACTGACCTCTTTGTATTTTGATGTGCTGCATAGATTTCCTGGACTACTATTTCGATCTTCTCACCTATACCGGCGCTCGCCAGAACAGACTGGCCGCTTTCAAATCGGAgtacccgccgccgccagagaCAGATGAGGAGACATACGCAGCAATGTGGCACAAGTATACGGGTCGTGAGCGCGCAAACTTGCGGAAGAGGCGTGTCAGACTTCGACAGGGTGACTTCCAGATCCTCACCCAGGTAGGCCAGGGTGGCTACGGCCAAGTATTCTTGGCACAGAAGAAAGACACGCGTGAGGTTTGCGCACTCAAGGTCATGAGCAAGAAACTGCTATTCAAGCTCGACGAGGTTCGCCATGTCTTGACTGAGCGTGACATCCTGACTACTGCCAAGAGTGAATGGCTGGTTAGGCTTCTCTACTCTTTCCAGGACGATAAGAGTATCTATTTGGCGATGGTGCGCACTTCTGCTACCCCTTGGTTTCACACGACTCTGGACCGTATGTACTGATACATAAGTGACAGGAATATGTGCCCGGTGGAGACTTCCGCACACTCCTTAACAACACGGGCGTTCTCTCAAATCGGCATGCTCGCTTCTACATTGCCGAGATGTTCTGCTCTGTGGATGCTCTCCATCAGCTAGGATACATTCATAGAGATCTCAAGCCCGAGAACTTCCTCGTTGATTCGACGGGACACGTCAAACTCACAGATTTCggactggctgctggagtCTTGGCGCCTGGAAAGATCGAGTCGATGAGGTTACGACTTGAGAAGGCCTCAGAGACCTCTGTTCCATTTGGAAAGCCGATGGATCAGCGTACTATAGCCGAGCGGCGAGAAGGCTACCGGTCTATGAGGGATAAGGACGTCAACTATGCCAAATCGATTGTCGGCTCACCGGACTACATGGCACCCGAGGTACTACGCGGTGAGGAATATGACTTTACAGTGGACTATTGGAGTTTGGGATGCATGCTTTTCGAGGCACTCACCGGCTTCCCACCATTCGCGGGTGCGACGGCCGAGGAGACTTGGCGCAACCTGAAGCACTGGAAAGAGGTTCTCAAGCGCCCCGTATGGGAAGACCCCAACTACTTTCTCAGCAACCGGACCTGGGGCTTCATCACGACGTGTATCAACTCGCGCTCGAGGCGCTTTGCCAACATCCGGGACATTTATGCCCACCAGTACTTTGCCGAGGTCGACTGGGAAACTCTGCGGGAAACCAAGGCGCCTTTCGTACCGGAGCTCGACTCTGAAACCGATGCCGGCTACTTTGATGACTTCAGCAATGAGGCAGACATGGCCAAGTATAAGGAGGTGCACGAGAAGCAGCAGGCACTCGAGACTATGGCAGAGCGTGACGACGAAATGGGCAAATCACTGTTTGTCGGCTTCACATTCCGCCACCGCAAGCCTCAGGGAGAAGACAGTAGCAGCCCacgaaagcctttgacagcAGACACTTTCCAGGCAGAGACGTTCGGCACCATGCTGTAGGGACAGCAAAAGAGCCCAAAAACTATACAGCAGCACTGGCCATATGGCCAGGATCAAGATCGACACTCTCAGCCACCACATTACCATGGTGACTTAGATAACAGTCATTGCAGCGGGTTGGTGGAAGATTACTACCCCGACCACATGGATGTGAGCTATTATGGAGACTGCGGCAGTATCAATAGCCGAATGACAGACACGTCCCTCTTTGGACGCGTCTGCGATAAGGTCACTGAGCGCCGGGCATATGGGCACCGCGTATATCGTGATCAGCACAAGGCAGAACAGACGGCTTTCCGTCTGACGAAGCGATGAGCATTGATGAGGACGTCATCGGGTATGGAGCGTTCACAGGCGTTACTGGCCTTCCAAGTCAGAAGTGAGTGAGTTTGGCTCGCCTTTTAACTTTTGCAGGAATTTGGTTGCCCTGCCCACATGAGCCCTTTATGAGTCtaggttgttttcttttctataCCAATTAGCCCGCCCAACACATTGGTTCCTACCCAATCATGCagcttctctctctttttttttgtctcgagTTTACCACTACCAACCATCAATTGCATGTTTGGATTACGGGTTTTTCTTTAATGTTTTTGTCGGGATGAGTTTATGTAAACATGGCGAAGTGGTCTTCGTCCTTCGGTTGCTTCAATGGGATATGAGGGGCATAGGGTAATGCGGCAATAATACCGTCTGAATTGTCTTGTGTATTGCAAGCCTTGGCTTATTTCTTTTACTGCGTCGTTTGGCATTCGGTTGAGTCCCTGGCTTTTTAATCAGTGATGGCAGGTGGGAACGCCGGGAGTACACATCGTGTTAGACCAAGCAAGGGTCATTTGATAACATGCTATTCGGACTGAATCCATCAGacagaaagaagaagaagatacCTCCACGGAATTTGCAGTCGTCGCAAGCCGGTGCCACTTCATTGGGGGCGCAGGCCTCATAAACTTCAACTTTTTGCCACGAAGGGGTTGCCATTCATGACGACGACAGGACCAAACCGTATTGTCTTGAGCATTGTCGGAGAATCGGTGTGGGAGCCTCCGATAGTCCCATTCATGTCATGTTGGTACTGTACGGCCAAAGAGAGATATTAAAGTGGCAGAGCTTGGCAACAACAGGTGCACCGCCTCAATTCCTGAAGTATGCTAAATATAACAAACAGTACGCTTTTCTTATGAAGGCGGGCCGAACATGGGCATCTGGGCATCAAGGAATGAATGAACCTGCTGAACGGCGAAAGCACAGGCGGCTCGGCGTTTCCCCAAGCACGGTCGTTGCTTTTGTGCTAGGAACGGGTTGCTAACTTGTACAAGCACACGCCACGTTGGGTATCAAGAAATATCTGATTCTAGAAAACAAAGCTAGCCTTACTCACCGAGGACAAGCTCTGTAGCATGCCAAGGCCAAGTCTTCTGTACCAACCAACAGCCTGCTTATTGTCGTATCAGCGTATTGCACTTTGTCAAAACGGCGCTACACCTTGACAACTCCGATAGTGACAATATCCGTAGACAAAGCCAAGAAATTGGGAGAGACCATTTAGGTCAAACTCTTGAAAGAGCACACACTAAACCTAACACTTTATTGTTAACTTTGGCAGTCTTTGTGGCGCCGATCGACATAAAAGTTGGTTGTCTGTGGCATCCGGTGCCCGGACATACCCCAGGACGATGCCCGAAATCCGGTACACAACAGATTGCTCATGCCTTGCCTTGGCTTACAAAGGACTCCCTCGCATTGGACAATTGCTCAGCGACCTCTCCTAGCTCTGGGTCCCCGCCCCGCAGATCTGTAGTGCGCCTTCAGGTCTTGCAATACCGGTGGTGCAAAATAGACTAGGGGGAGCATTTCTTTGGTCAACAGAACTTTTTGAACAGCAACGTGAAGGTTTGTACGCGCGGCTACCCCAACGGGTGGCTTCGAGGCTATGGACGCTTTCCTGTCAGCCTTCAGATTTTGCTTATCATTGGGGCTTTTTTGTACAACGAAAGAGGCACACATTATGGGTGAATCAAGGGTTCTCGTGATCATCATGGTGCTGGGCCTCGTTTCTTTTCCCTCCGCTTCTTGCTTGTTCGTCCGAGCATTACCCGCTGCCTTGCCGTATGCACCCTCAAGCCCTACCTCACCGATCCAGTATACCTCGGGTCCCCTGATCCCATCAgtaacccttttttttcctttactGACCGCTTGCTGCACGACCCTTCACCTTTTTCCCCCCATATTCATCTGCAAGTCCATCTGAAACATGGGTTATAAGCCTCACTAGCATGGAAAACAGAGAAGGCGCATGCATTGCATGCTGCAGCTGCACGGCACACGGCTATACGTAGTAGCCCTTGTAATCCCTGACCCAGACACAATGATCATGATGTAACCCAACTCGAGCCTATGCTTCTGTTCTCGTCTGTGCCAGAGGATCTGTGAATCACTTTTGCAAATGTCTTGGGTCTGAGTATAGgacggaaaaaaaaggtatatATATACGAAGAACGATACCCCTAAACAACTAACCGGATCTCTGGTTCGGCATCAGACTCGCATCTCATCGACTGCAGCCTGATACAACAACGAAAACATCAGTTCAAACACTCTCATCCTTTGCATCATCATCTCTGCCATCTGAGCAGGATCAGACGAACACACTCTTCAACAAACTTCTCATCCCAACTAAACAACAGACAAGATGAAGGTCGCAGCCATCACTGCCATCCTGGCCCCTGCACTGGCCAACGCCGAGTGGTGGGGAGGAGCCCCTGGCTGTGCTGTAAGTTTTGATTTCCCTACTTTTCACATCATCACCATCATGATCGTCCAACCATTGAACCGACTCAAAAAAGCTGACCATGACcctcccccgcatataggctACTTGCATGTCCCTGGCCTGGAACGACGCCAACTCGTGGCCCTCGGCGACCTCATTCTGCGCCACCCCTGCCCCGACAGTCGCCGCGTGCGTCGAGAACGCCTGCGCCGCCACGCCGACCGCCTGGTCCAGCTTCTCGGCCATGTCCTCCAACGTCTGCAGCCAGTGGTCGTCGTGCACCAACGCCGGGCCCAACAACGTGCGCACCATCACCGCGACCGGCGGCACCTGGGGCGGCGGCTGGTTCAACGACGCCGCGCGCGGATGGGACGACGCCAGCCGCAAGGAGTGGGAGGACAAGTGGaggagccgcggcggccacGGCGGCCCCTTCCCCTGGAAGCGTGATGGTCCCGGCCACTTTGGTCCCGGCGGCCCCAAGGCCCTGACCTCGGGACAGGTCTACACCGTCACCGGCTGCGACTGGAACGACGGCTACTGGGGCGGCTTCGGCTGGGGTGCTGGCTTCGGCGGACCCTGGGGTTGGGGCACCGGCTGGACCGCGCTGGCCACCTCGACCGGCATGGTCACCCGCACCCTCACCACCAACGGCGCCGTCATCACGACCACCGAGGCCGCCACCGTCGGCGTTGCCGTCAGCAACGGTGTCACCATGACCTCGACCTTTGGCTTTGCCCAGGCCCAGGCCACGGGCACCAGTGACGCCGGCCGCGTCTCTGCCAACGGCGTCAAGGTCGTCGGTGCCGTGCTCGGAGGTttcgttgctgttgctgcccttctgtaaaaaaaaacccagaaGTCGCAAGACAAAGAATGACATGCGATACGTCGCTAACTAGAGATGATGGATGATACAACGCACGCTTCTAATGCCCCCCCTTTCCCGGCCTTTTCACTTCGGATAGACtagatgtttttttttctttctttttgtttttccccCTTCTTCACTTCTTTTCCTAGGAAAGAAGTCCTTCACTGCTTGTTATCCTCATGGGGGATCGGCGGTGTTGTTTCTTTCAGAGGTTTAATCAGGATTAGACGGTTTGGTGGTTTGTTCGGACTATGTTCCATTCTTAATGTATCCTAGGACGGGGTATCCCTATTTTATAACCCATACTATCAATGACTCTCGTTAAACTCAGCTTCCAGCACGCCTTCTTCAGTGATACATCATACCGTTGTGGGCCAGATTACAGAGATTACGATGAGACATGCATCGAATGGCTTCCGATAGGTACGTACATGGCGTCGACTAGTTTCGGTAAGCCTGCATTGATAGATCTGCACGTTTAGATCTGCCAGCACAGTTCAAGTTTGACCATCTCAAATTTAACGATGCTACAGAATCATGTAAACCTCTTGAAGTATATGTTGTAAATTATAGGGCACCAACTGAATAAAAGTGCCTGTTGCATGCCTCACGATAACGTCGTACAGAGCTCAGAAAGTGGTATCAAACGCTgcccaaagacaaaaaaaaacagacaaCCCCGCCCAGCCTCGTAACAGATAGAtcccaaaaagaaatatgaggggaaaaaagacacaAAGGGAGTCATTATATAAACAAATCATGCGGGAGAACACAGCAAGGCGTCCCGCCTGATCCTCTCTCCTTGTCGATACCCCCCAAAAAATAGACAAAAACCGCCAAGGATATCTCGTGATAGGTATCAAAAACTGATGATCAAAGAAGCAAAGATACTGACCCATAGGATATTGAAAAGTCGCACAAATCCAAAAAAGGAAGTCACCTTCTATATACGCGGAAGCGCAAATGTAAATAAATGAAGAGGACAGAAAAGAATCCGTGTGTATAGGCACCGTTGAAGCCTTGTGAGTGACGGAAAAGGTTTGAGCTGCTCCTTTTTCCCCTGTTGTTTTGGGGGAGAAGTTTACAGACTCATGGTCAACCAATCCCACTCCTGGGGCACAGTGGCAGCGGCTGAGCCTGAAGACAAGAGCCCGCCAGTCGACGAAAGTGCGCTTGTCGACATGCCACCTCCCAGCATCCCCGGTGTGATCATGGACCGCGTCGACGCTGACATGCCAAATGAGTTGGATGTCAATCCAGCGAATGACGCTGACGTAGCCGTGGTGCCGAATCCACTTGGCCTGGTAGCAGCCTCGTTCGAACCGGTCGAATTTTCGGGGCTGTCGACCTCCATAGCGTCGCTATGATTGGCGTTGTTCATGCCGATAAGACTGGCGTTGGCCGGCGACGGCTTGCTGTGTCGGCGCTGCCTCTTGGGTCCGAGGGCAACTGTTCTCgcagccgccgcggctcCAGGCCCAGGCATATTCTTAGGGGGTGCAGCTGCTATAGGCACCACACCTTTACCGCCGACAGCCACCGAGCCACCGCTGTTGTGACTCGTCGGTGTGCTGCCGGCCGTGTTTCCACCACCAGACATAGGGCTCTCGCCCTCGTTAGCGCTTCCTGCTCTGCTCTGGGAAGCTGCCGGTGCAATGGCTGGGGTAGGCGCAACCTGAACATTAGTGGTCGATGCTGTCCGAGAGATGGCCAAGGAAGAGTTCTTCCTGGTGTTCGTCCCCGAGACTGCTGTTGAGGTCGCCCCCTTCTTCGACCTCGAACCCGAAGTAGCTCCAGGAACGTTGGATCCAGAACCGCGGTTTCGCTTCTTGATAACATCAGTCTTCAAACTCAAGGGTCTGACCACGCCATGGAGCTTCAAGAAAAGACCGCAGGCATTGCAGAGGGGCTGACCCTCAGGGTTTCGACGCCAGAGCGGAGTCGTTTGAGTTGCACAATTGGTACACGTGGTGGGTGCATCTCCGCCCTGGTTGTTGCCCTGCTGTTGCAAGTTTGTCGTCGAGCCATTTTTCGAGCCTGGCGGCGGGGAAGATGGCCGGCTGTGCACAACGGACGAAAATCCTGAAGTGTGACCATTGGCCATATCGGCCGGGGGTGAGTTGGTGTGGCCTTGCACGCCTTGCTGTTCGTACTGCATCTGGCTGTTCGGGATAGCCGTCGTTGAGGCGTTGCGCGGGATCCTACGGCGAGCGTCGGCCTGATTACCGTGGAACGATTGAGACTGTGAGCGGGCCAGTCCACCCTCGGCGTAGTCCCCGTTCTTTTCACCAAACTCTGATGGCATCCCCCCAATGGTGTTTTGCCTGCGAGGAGGGCCGGCCGGATACCTGGCTGCCTGTGTGCTAAAGTTGCCCGGTAGCGTAGCATCCCAGCCCATCGGGTTGGTGCCGAAATCAACTGCAGGCTCGTCCATGGCTCCTGGAGAGAATTCACTGGATAGTGCCAGGTTCCGGTCTGCAAACACACCaccatcctcctcgtcgtccgagTGGCCACCAAAATTGAACGCATTGTTCTCCTGCATCATATTGAAGCCTGGAGATTGGGCAGTCTGCTCGTTCTGGAAGACCTGGGCGGGATCGATATGCCCAAAAGTGTTGCCTGACGTCGCATATGACGAAGACATGCCGTTACTAGCCATCGATTGTGGGAAgaatcctcctcctccgttGCCATTATAGGAGAACGGCTGCGTCTGCATGTTCTGGGTAGCCGATGGCTGCCTGAAAGAATGAGACCGTTGATGACGAACATCCATACCATTTccgaagaagaaggagccgTCACCATTTTCGTTCATGGGGTGAGGCGTAGACACCTGAGATTGGTAGGCAGACCCAGGGGGCGAGTATAGGTCTGGGTTTGCCAGTGAGTTCGTTATGGATTGCCCGTTGAACATGTGTTGGGGGAACCCGTTGGACGCCATAGGCGACGTTGATGGCGAGAAGGAAAAGTTCTGCTGGTACGGGCCGGCAGAGTGGATCATCGGTTCGCTGGGCACGTTGAAAGCATCGATAGTGAATGGGCTACGGCCATTGGTCGTCATCGGTTGGCTGACATTAATGCCATTGGTTGAATCAAGTGTGTAGTCATTGAAACCAGCATCGGCGTCCAGATCGTTGGACAAAGTGTCAGTGACGATAGAAGGAACCTGGAAGGGAGAGCATCCTCTTGGTCGTTTACGGGTTGTCTAGTACCGTGTTATATCTTAGCAATCATCGGACGACTATGCAGCCGCCATGCCGGAAGGTGCTGCACAGGAGGCGCAGGTTGCTGTGGCTCTCCGGGAGCTGTTGGAAGAAAACTCACCTTTCGATCGTCAATGCTAGTCTTCCTGTGGTGTCGCTTGAGATACCCGAACTCGTTGTCCATTCTGCCACGCTGGGCAGCAGCAGGGACCGACTGCGGGTTGAACTGTGACTGAGCAGCTACCTCGTTCTTACGAGACTTATTAATGGGAATGGCTGAGGATATGGCATTAGTGGAGGTGCTGTCGGGCTTGCCGGCTTCCGGAGAGCTGGAAGCAAGGCCCGAAGTGGCCGAGCCGTGACTGGAATCTATAAAGTCATCTAGGCTCATCTCCCCTGCTGAGCTCTTCTTCTGTGTCGGTGTCTGACGCAGTTGCTGCGCTATACCACTCGGCGCATTGGTCTTTAGTGGTGGTGATGATATCCTTGAATCATAATAGATTGTTAGCTTGTTCTCCCTGTGCCCATGCCCTCTCTGCACAGTAAACGCTGAGCAGGGAACACAACGAGGTCATGATCTCGTCCGCAAGGCAAAGGCGGTGGTCGATTGTGACGATCGATCATTCGTCTGTGGGCCGCTCAGACCATGCATCTGCAGACAAGTACATACCTCGCGGATTCTTCCTGCTGTCGCTTG
Above is a genomic segment from Pyricularia oryzae 70-15 chromosome 7, whole genome shotgun sequence containing:
- a CDS encoding AGC/NDR protein kinase gives rise to the protein MASFIGTLFPTGKQERTERPGTPNRNSFINPASTPQGSPSKKTVPPGANELPNALEGMKLVPPVLDPSIKLGRPQSVVTPLSPGRNNVQATDESVFVDDSVLHKSTAAPGAHMMKQGQENTPPPLSSARAGGGLNIAHAHTDQQAAPSHNHAAVSRHEHYLRDRPTTPATRRFNTNRGLTPEELEILKKPSIKRLVNVTQLYFLDYYFDLLTYTGARQNRLAAFKSEYPPPPETDEETYAAMWHKYTGRERANLRKRRVRLRQGDFQILTQVGQGGYGQVFLAQKKDTREVCALKVMSKKLLFKLDEVRHVLTERDILTTAKSEWLVRLLYSFQDDKSIYLAMEYVPGGDFRTLLNNTGVLSNRHARFYIAEMFCSVDALHQLGYIHRDLKPENFLVDSTGHVKLTDFGLAAGVLAPGKIESMRLRLEKASETSVPFGKPMDQRTIAERREGYRSMRDKDVNYAKSIVGSPDYMAPEVLRGEEYDFTVDYWSLGCMLFEALTGFPPFAGATAEETWRNLKHWKEVLKRPVWEDPNYFLSNRTWGFITTCINSRSRRFANIRDIYAHQYFAEVDWETLRETKAPFVPELDSETDAGYFDDFSNEADMAKYKEVHEKQQALETMAERDDEMGKSLFVGFTFRHRKPQGEDSSSPRKPLTADTFQAETFGTML
- a CDS encoding nitrogen regulatory protein NUT1; translated protein: MNPTITEHDFRFPRRPAAPGRDPGSDSSDDPLPASLRELNSDRQSAFNDAQNKLARTEAFEDLRNGMARVKDTPELLQEQDPLAAQVWRFFSKTKTMLPNQERMENLTWRMMHVNLRKRQQEESARISSPPLKTNAPSGIAQQLRQTPTQKKSSAGEMSLDDFIDSSHGSATSGLASSSPEAGKPDSTSTNAISSAIPINKSRKNEVAAQSQFNPQSVPAAAQRGRMDNEFGYLKRHHRKTSIDDRKTTRKRPRGCSPFQVPSIVTDTLSNDLDADAGFNDYTLDSTNGINVSQPMTTNGRSPFTIDAFNVPSEPMIHSAGPYQQNFSFSPSTSPMASNGFPQHMFNGQSITNSLANPDLYSPPGSAYQSQVSTPHPMNENGDGSFFFGNGMDVRHQRSHSFRQPSATQNMQTQPFSYNGNGGGGFFPQSMASNGMSSSYATSGNTFGHIDPAQVFQNEQTAQSPGFNMMQENNAFNFGGHSDDEEDGGVFADRNLALSSEFSPGAMDEPAVDFGTNPMGWDATLPGNFSTQAARYPAGPPRRQNTIGGMPSEFGEKNGDYAEGGLARSQSQSFHGNQADARRRIPRNASTTAIPNSQMQYEQQGVQGHTNSPPADMANGHTSGFSSVVHSRPSSPPPGSKNGSTTNLQQQGNNQGGDAPTTCTNCATQTTPLWRRNPEGQPLCNACGLFLKLHGVVRPLSLKTDVIKKRNRGSGSNVPGATSGSRSKKGATSTAVSGTNTRKNSSLAISRTASTTNVQVAPTPAIAPAASQSRAGSANEGESPMSGGGNTAGSTPTSHNSGGSVAVGGKGVVPIAAAPPKNMPGPGAAAAARTVALGPKRQRRHSKPSPANASLIGMNNANHSDAMEVDSPENSTGSNEAATRPSGFGTTATSASFAGLTSNSFGMSASTRSMITPGMLGGGMSTSALSSTGGLLSSGSAAATVPQEWDWLTMSL